In bacterium, one genomic interval encodes:
- the infB gene encoding translation initiation factor IF-2, which yields MADITTDQKRIYELAKDYKISSPAMMKILQELGFAPKSHMSVASPEMITAVEGKFNQERQTAKKEMEQKTQAKEAREKAAAAAAAGPVVTPPSAHTHTHTHAPSAPRTPSVTPPATPVVAEASPTPVPGAAVAIGGIKVSDGNTPVAGLMRKIEKKKKKKERRRKKDRRDVDQAEVQKAFRSTMANLSGTKTKKRYHRGPDDRPDAEGTEADVVEVNEYMSVAELANLLDHKPAEVIAKLFEMGMMATINQRLDMDTIEMVASEFGVEVKQRAEIGEEFREEEHSEMATHRAPVVTVMGHVDHGKTSLLDYIRKTNVVAGEAGAITQHIGAYEVMHKKDRIVFLDTPGHEAFTAMRARGAHLTDIVVLVVAADEAVMPQTVEAIDHARAAGSPIIVAINKIDKPGANPENVRTQLSHHNLLPEDWGGKTIMVEVSAKQGIGIEKLLDMILLQAEMMDLKADATIRAQGVVVDSRLEKGRGPIATVLIQKGTCKVGDPIVAGTFYGRIRTLLNDHDKKISIVYPSTPSQITGLNGVPQAGDTFMAVADDAEAKEIATKRSQVKREYESRRPMGHVTLERVFDQIKEGQIKEVRMIIKGDVDGSVEVLSDTLGKISTSEVKTNIIRRGVGAITESDVLLAAASNAIIIGFQVQPDSRAREIARREKVDVRTYDIIYEAEDDVRKALEGLLAPTVSEQFVGAAEVRDLFRVPKVGVIAGCYVREGRINRKDKIRLTRDGKVIYTGVIGSLRRFKDDAREVKEGFECGIGIENFNDLKVGDRIEAFELVETARTLQA from the coding sequence ATGGCAGATATCACAACCGACCAGAAACGCATCTACGAGCTCGCGAAGGATTACAAGATCTCGTCGCCTGCGATGATGAAGATTTTGCAGGAGCTGGGTTTTGCGCCTAAGTCGCACATGTCCGTCGCCTCTCCGGAGATGATCACCGCAGTCGAGGGGAAATTCAATCAAGAGCGTCAGACTGCCAAGAAAGAGATGGAGCAGAAGACGCAGGCGAAAGAAGCGCGGGAGAAGGCGGCAGCCGCCGCTGCGGCAGGTCCGGTCGTGACGCCGCCATCGGCGCACACCCACACGCATACGCACGCCCCAAGTGCCCCGCGGACTCCTTCGGTTACCCCTCCGGCCACACCTGTTGTGGCGGAAGCTTCACCAACGCCGGTTCCGGGAGCGGCAGTCGCTATCGGCGGCATCAAGGTAAGCGATGGGAATACGCCGGTCGCCGGATTGATGCGGAAGATCGAAAAGAAGAAAAAGAAGAAAGAGCGTCGCCGCAAAAAGGACCGTCGTGATGTCGATCAGGCTGAAGTCCAAAAGGCGTTTCGCTCGACCATGGCCAACCTGAGCGGGACGAAGACCAAAAAGCGTTATCATCGCGGCCCGGATGACCGTCCGGATGCCGAAGGCACCGAAGCTGATGTCGTCGAAGTGAATGAATATATGTCGGTGGCTGAACTGGCCAACCTGCTCGACCATAAGCCGGCCGAAGTGATCGCCAAACTATTCGAAATGGGAATGATGGCGACAATCAACCAGCGTCTCGATATGGATACGATCGAGATGGTGGCCTCGGAGTTCGGCGTGGAAGTCAAGCAGCGGGCGGAGATCGGCGAAGAGTTCCGCGAAGAAGAGCATTCTGAGATGGCGACGCATCGCGCGCCGGTCGTCACGGTGATGGGGCATGTCGATCACGGCAAAACCTCGCTGTTGGATTACATTCGCAAGACCAACGTGGTGGCCGGCGAAGCCGGTGCCATTACGCAGCATATTGGTGCATATGAAGTGATGCACAAGAAGGACCGGATCGTTTTCCTGGATACTCCCGGTCACGAAGCATTTACGGCAATGCGTGCTCGTGGCGCGCATTTGACGGATATCGTGGTGCTGGTGGTGGCGGCCGATGAGGCAGTGATGCCGCAGACGGTGGAAGCTATCGACCATGCTCGCGCGGCCGGATCGCCGATCATTGTGGCGATCAACAAAATCGATAAGCCAGGAGCTAATCCGGAAAATGTCCGGACGCAGTTGTCGCACCACAATCTTCTACCGGAAGATTGGGGCGGCAAAACTATCATGGTTGAAGTGTCAGCCAAACAGGGGATAGGGATCGAGAAACTACTCGACATGATCCTGTTGCAGGCTGAAATGATGGATCTGAAGGCGGATGCAACTATCCGGGCGCAGGGTGTGGTTGTGGATTCACGTCTTGAGAAGGGACGCGGTCCGATCGCGACGGTTCTGATCCAGAAGGGGACCTGCAAAGTCGGCGACCCGATCGTGGCGGGGACATTCTACGGACGTATCCGTACTTTGTTGAACGACCATGACAAAAAGATATCAATCGTGTATCCGTCGACCCCGTCGCAGATAACGGGCTTGAATGGTGTTCCGCAGGCCGGAGACACCTTCATGGCGGTGGCGGACGATGCCGAGGCGAAAGAGATCGCCACCAAGCGGAGCCAGGTGAAGCGCGAGTACGAATCGCGCCGTCCGATGGGCCATGTGACGCTCGAAAGAGTCTTCGATCAGATCAAAGAAGGTCAGATCAAAGAAGTCCGCATGATCATTAAGGGGGATGTGGATGGCTCTGTCGAAGTGCTGTCTGATACACTTGGCAAGATCTCGACGAGCGAGGTGAAGACCAATATCATCCGTCGGGGTGTCGGTGCGATCACCGAATCGGACGTCTTGTTGGCGGCTGCGTCGAATGCGATCATCATCGGTTTCCAGGTGCAGCCGGATAGCCGGGCCCGTGAGATCGCGAGACGTGAAAAAGTCGATGTCAGAACTTACGATATCATTTACGAAGCGGAAGATGACGTTCGCAAAGCGCTCGAAGGGCTGTTGGCCCCGACGGTTTCCGAGCAGTTTGTCGGCGCCGCCGAAGTGCGGGATCTGTTCCGCGTACCGAAGGTCGGCGTGATCGCCGGTTGCTATGTGCGTGAAGGTAGGATCAACCGCAAAGATAAGATCCGCCTGACCCGCGACGGAAAGGTGATCTATACGGGAGTGATCGGATCGCTCAGACGATTCAAAGATGATGCCCGCGAAGTGAAAGAAGGATTCGAGTGCGGTATTGGGATCGAGAATTTCAACGATCTCAAAGTGGGTGACCGGATCGAAGCTTTCGAGCTGGTAGAA